A region from the Xanthocytophaga agilis genome encodes:
- a CDS encoding sterol desaturase family protein — MFPLWINILIAISTFFLMEGVAWATHKYIMHGILWNWHKSHHTPYAGAFEKNDLFGLVFSVPAAASIMIGIEFAALRFLLWVGIGITAYGIFYVLFHDILVHQRIKHGLRPENKYLRRMIRAHKVHHKCTTKEGAEAFGFLYAPPKYEASTYKAKDVKQSDSISNQESKHVPQ; from the coding sequence ATGTTTCCCCTTTGGATAAATATTCTGATTGCCATCTCTACTTTTTTTCTGATGGAAGGTGTGGCATGGGCCACTCATAAGTATATCATGCATGGGATATTATGGAACTGGCATAAATCGCATCATACTCCTTATGCTGGAGCATTCGAAAAAAATGATTTGTTTGGATTGGTATTTAGTGTGCCAGCAGCTGCAAGTATAATGATAGGTATTGAGTTTGCGGCTCTACGTTTTTTATTATGGGTAGGTATAGGAATTACAGCATATGGTATTTTTTATGTATTATTTCATGATATATTAGTTCATCAACGCATCAAACATGGATTACGCCCAGAGAATAAATACCTTCGCCGAATGATCCGGGCTCATAAGGTTCACCATAAATGTACAACAAAAGAGGGAGCAGAGGCTTTTGGTTTTTTATATGCTCCACCAAAATATGAAGCATCTACATATAAAGCCAAAGATGTTAAACAATCTGATTCTATCTCTAATCAAGAAAGCAAGCATGTTCCTCAATAA